The Marivirga salinae DNA window TATCAGTCACTTTCTGCCCTAGAGCAATTTCTCCTCCCAGTTCTTGAATTTTTTCAGCATATTTGAGAGAAACAGCTGTATAATCAATAATTCCTGTTTGTGGGACATGGATACCAGCTATTCCATTTATATATGGCTCATGTTCTTTTACTTCCTCTTTGGTGAGTCGCTTTAAATTTTTGAGGCCATTTTGTGCTCCTCTTTCCTCAATCATAGAAAGTGTAGGGAGCTCGCTCTTATCAGTAGCCACGATTACTTTGCCGCATAATTCATAAGGAACATCTTCCTTATCACAGAATTTTAATAACTGATTATATCCATCAATGCAGTTTTTGGCTTTCAAGCTGCCAGGTTTATAATAAACTCCTGAATGAATCACGCCACTGTTATTGCCTGTCTGATGCTGCGCCAATTTATCTTCCTTCTCCAAAAGAAGCACTGAAAGTTTAGTGTTTTTTTGTTTGATTTTCAAAGCAGTAGCTAAACCCACAATTCCACCTCCAATTATGATTATATCTTTCATTTAATAGTTTTAAGTAATAAGTTTTAGGTTTTAAGTATCGAGTAGCTAGTAAACCTTCGGACCTACCAACTCGAAAACCTGAAAACCTGCCGACTTAGCTGACAGTCACCAAAAAATAATTCTTTTTACCCTTTTGAGCTAAAATATATTTTCCTTGTAACAAGCTTAATTCAACAGGTGCATTTGCATCTAAAACCTTCTCTTTATTGATGCTTACTCCACCACCTTTAATCATCTTTCTGGCTTCTCCTTTTGATGGAAAAACAACTCCTTGAGTCAATTCAGAAAGGAAATCCGTTACATTTTCCGTTTTATCTAAATCAGCTTTACTGATTGTTACCTGTGGCACACCTTCAAAAACACTTAATAGTGTATCTTCATCTATGCTTTGCAATTCCTCGGTAGTTGACTTTCCAAATAGGATAGAAGATGCTTTCAGTGCCATATCCAAAGCCTCCTGCGAGTGAACTCTAACAGTTAGTTCTTCTGCTAATGCTTTTTGTAAAACCCTTAAATGTGGAGCTTCATTATGTTCTTTTTCCAAAGCTTCAATTTCTTCTTTTCCTTTTGTACTGAATATTCGGATGAAATTACTCATATCTTCATCCGAAGCATTCAACCAGAATTGATAGAATTTATATGGAGATGTTTTCTTAGGGTCAAGCCAGATGTTTCCAGTTTCTGTTTTTCCAAACTTTGAACCATCCGCTTTTTTAATCAATGGACAAGTAACAGCAAAAGCTTCGCCTTGATCCATTTTCCGGATCATTTCAGTTCCAGTAGTGATGTTTCCCCACTGATCGGAACCGCCCATTTGAAGCTTACAATTCTTTTCCCTGAACAAATGAAGGAAATCATAGCCTTGCACCAATTGATAAGTGAATTCAGTGAAACTCATGCCTTCACTCGATTCTGATGATAATCTTTTCTTTACAGAATCTTTAGCCATCATATAATTTACAGTAATATGCTTTCCAACATCACGGATAAAGCCAAGAAAGCTAAAATCCTTCATCCAATCATAGTTATTCACTAATTCAGCACTATTGTCACCTTTGGCATCAAAATCCAAAAAGTTTTCAATTTGTGCTTTTAAAGAAGCTTCATTATGGCGCAAGGTTTCTTCATCCAAAAGATTTCGTTCTTGAGATTTTCCAGAAGGATCACCAATCATTCCAGTGGCGCCACCAAGTAATACAATAGGTTTATGTCCTGCATCTTGAAAATGTTTCAACATCATAACACCCACTAAATGACCAATATGAAGTGAATCGGCAGTTGGGTCGATACCAACATAAGCACTGCTCATTTCTTTAGCCAATTGTTTTTCAACTCCTGGCATCATATCATGGATCATCCCTCTCCATTGAAGCTCTTCTATAAAATTCTTTTGCATATTATTAGTAATTGAAAGTCTTGTGATTGAATAATAGCTGCAAATATAAAAGGCTTAAAAAGGAAATAATAGAAAATTAGAAAATAGATTCAAGAACCAAGATTCTAGAAACTTCCATCATCTAACTTCTGACTTACTACTTCTTAAATAATTACGAATTACGAATTTTGGAATTACGAATTGATTTCATCGCCAATATTAGTTTGTAATCAAATATCTAGTACTTTTTTGAACTCACCCGACACCCGACACCCCACATCCTTCATCCTGCTTTCACTTCAAACTTCCTACTTCCAACTTTTTTACTTCAATCTTCCGACTTCCCACTACCAACTGTTCATTTTTCGCAAAATCGGACTTAACTTGCAGCCATGTTAGCATTAGGAAAATGGAATACCTTAAAAGTAGTCAGAGAATCACCTCAAGGACTATATCTCAGCGATGGGAAGGAAGATGTATTATTGCCCAATAAATACGTCCCGCAGAATACCAAAATAGAAGATGAGATTGATGTTTTTATCTATAAAGATTCAGCTCAGCGGCCGATAGCCACCACTTTAAAACCTTTGGCTGAACTGCATCAAGCCAGACTGTTTGAAGTAATGCAAATAACAGAGGTGGGTGCTTTTGTGGATTGGGGATTGGAAAAAGAGCTTTTAATTCCATTTTCAGAGCAAACAGATGAATTGGAAGTAGGGGATTTAATTGTGGCTTATGTCACTTTAGACCCCAAAACAGAAAGAATTGTAGCTTCCATGCATATTGAATCTTTCTTGGAAACGGGTTCTGGTGATTTGAAAGAAGGGCAGGAGGTAGATTTGTTGATTTACAGAATCACAGATTTAGGCTATGAAGTAGTCATCAACCAGCAATATAAAGGCTTGGTGTATGAAAACACTGTTTTCGATCCGCTAGATATTGGAATGGAAGGAAAGGGAAAAATCAAATCCATTAGAGCAGATGGTAAAATGGATGTGCAGTGGAAGATTGAAAAAGAAGAGAAGCAAAAGGAAATTCTAGAGTTACTGAGAGACCATAATGGTTTTATGCCTTATCATGACAAATCCAAGCCGGATGAAATTTATGATGTGTTTGGGCTAAGCAAAAAAGAATTCAAAAGACAAATCGGACATCTATATAAAGTAAAGAAAATCCAGATTAAAGAGGATGGGATTTATTTGGTATAATCTTTTTGTAAAAAATGAGCACCGAATTATATCAAAACTGGAAAGAAAACAGCAAAGATTATGTTGCTCAAAACAAAGCGCTTTATCAACAATTGCGCAAAAAGAAAAAGCTTGATGATGAATTTCATGAATTAGACGCAAAGGTTTTCGAGAAAATGGATTGTCTGGATTGTGCGAATTGCTGTAAAACCACCAGCCCAATTTTCCAACAATCTGATATTGAAAGGGTTTCCAAAGCTTTGAAAATGAAAGTGCCTGAATTTATTGAAACTTATCTGCACATTGATGAAGACCAAGATTATGTACTGAATTCTGCTCCTTGTCCATTTTTAGGCTACGATAATAAATGTATAGTCTATAAAAACAGACCCACCGCCTGCAGAGAATATCCGCATACCAATCGCAAAAGAATGCATCAAATTTTGAAGAAGACTTTCAAGAATGCGGAGGTTTGTCCTGCGGTGTATGAGATTTTGGAGAGGATGAAAGCCCCCTAACCCCCAAAGGGGGGATTGGAAGCATCAACTGTTGAAATATGGTTGAGGGAAATAGTTGGAAGTTGGGTGTGGGATGAAGGGTGAATTTCGCTTTAGCGAAAAACCTTTTGTGTTCTTTTGTTTCTATTGTGGTTAAAAAAAAGTAGTATTTGTATTCTTTATAAGCCAGTCTAATGCAAGACATTCCCAATAATTATACATTTTTATTTAAGTTTTACAACAAAGGTTTACTTTCGCATTGAGACAGAGTAAGAAGGGAATTCTAGATACTAAATACTTGCAACTTGATACTGACAATCGGATAGTTTATATTCGCACCAATACTTCAATTTTATGGCAAAATCAGCAGAACAAATACTGGCAGACCTTAAAAACGGAAATTATGCACCCGTTTATTTCCTACATGGAGAGGAGCCTTATTTTATAGATTTAATCAGTAATTACATTGAAAAAAATGGGTTGGATGAAAGCGAAAAGGGCTTTAATCAGCAGGTTCTTTACGGCAAAGATGTAAAGCTTGATCAGGTGGTTTCTGCTTCCCGCTCTTTTCCAATGATGGGACAAAGGCAAGTAATCATTGTGAAGGAGGCTCAAAATCTTGGAGAATTTACTGAAAGTAATTTTGATTTTTCAATGTTTGAGAATTACTTGAAAAGCCCTCAGCCTTCAACTGTTTTGGTTTTTTGCTATAAGCACAAAAAGGTTGATAAGCGTAAAAAAATAGTTAAAACCCTCGATCAATTTTCAGTTTTATTGGAATCCAATAAGATTTATGAAAATAAAGTACCTGATTGGATTCAGAATTATGTAAAGTCAAAAGGACACAGCATCAATAGACAAGCATTATTGTTGTTGACAGAATACATCGGCAACAATCTGGAAAGACTTTCCAATGAAATCGATAAAGTATTGGTAAACTTCTCCGATCCAGTAGAAATCAATGAAGGATTGGTTCAGGAGTATGTGGGCATCAATAAGGATTTTAATATTTTTGAATTACAGAGTGCTATCATTAAAGGAGATGCTTTGAGAGCGAATAGAATAATTAATTATTTTGCATCTGATCCTAAAAATCATCCTGCAGTGGTCAATATTGCTTTTCTGCATGCTTTTTTCGCTAAAGTTTTACTCATTCATCATTCTCCTGACAAAAGTGAAAGAGGAGTGGCTTCAGCAGCAGGTGTAAATCCATTTTTCGCTAAAGATTATTTGGCAGCAAGCAGAAGATTCAATTTGAATAAAACCATTCAGAATCTGGCACATATCTTTCAAGCTGATT harbors:
- the tyrS gene encoding tyrosine--tRNA ligase; this encodes MQKNFIEELQWRGMIHDMMPGVEKQLAKEMSSAYVGIDPTADSLHIGHLVGVMMLKHFQDAGHKPIVLLGGATGMIGDPSGKSQERNLLDEETLRHNEASLKAQIENFLDFDAKGDNSAELVNNYDWMKDFSFLGFIRDVGKHITVNYMMAKDSVKKRLSSESSEGMSFTEFTYQLVQGYDFLHLFREKNCKLQMGGSDQWGNITTGTEMIRKMDQGEAFAVTCPLIKKADGSKFGKTETGNIWLDPKKTSPYKFYQFWLNASDEDMSNFIRIFSTKGKEEIEALEKEHNEAPHLRVLQKALAEELTVRVHSQEALDMALKASSILFGKSTTEELQSIDEDTLLSVFEGVPQVTISKADLDKTENVTDFLSELTQGVVFPSKGEARKMIKGGGVSINKEKVLDANAPVELSLLQGKYILAQKGKKNYFLVTVS
- a CDS encoding CvfB family protein, which produces MLALGKWNTLKVVRESPQGLYLSDGKEDVLLPNKYVPQNTKIEDEIDVFIYKDSAQRPIATTLKPLAELHQARLFEVMQITEVGAFVDWGLEKELLIPFSEQTDELEVGDLIVAYVTLDPKTERIVASMHIESFLETGSGDLKEGQEVDLLIYRITDLGYEVVINQQYKGLVYENTVFDPLDIGMEGKGKIKSIRADGKMDVQWKIEKEEKQKEILELLRDHNGFMPYHDKSKPDEIYDVFGLSKKEFKRQIGHLYKVKKIQIKEDGIYLV
- a CDS encoding YkgJ family cysteine cluster protein, with amino-acid sequence MSTELYQNWKENSKDYVAQNKALYQQLRKKKKLDDEFHELDAKVFEKMDCLDCANCCKTTSPIFQQSDIERVSKALKMKVPEFIETYLHIDEDQDYVLNSAPCPFLGYDNKCIVYKNRPTACREYPHTNRKRMHQILKKTFKNAEVCPAVYEILERMKAP
- the holA gene encoding DNA polymerase III subunit delta, with the protein product MAKSAEQILADLKNGNYAPVYFLHGEEPYFIDLISNYIEKNGLDESEKGFNQQVLYGKDVKLDQVVSASRSFPMMGQRQVIIVKEAQNLGEFTESNFDFSMFENYLKSPQPSTVLVFCYKHKKVDKRKKIVKTLDQFSVLLESNKIYENKVPDWIQNYVKSKGHSINRQALLLLTEYIGNNLERLSNEIDKVLVNFSDPVEINEGLVQEYVGINKDFNIFELQSAIIKGDALRANRIINYFASDPKNHPAVVNIAFLHAFFAKVLLIHHSPDKSERGVASAAGVNPFFAKDYLAASRRFNLNKTIQNLAHIFQADLMFKGVTANITEAQLMKELVYKLMH